The segment GCGGCCGGGTCGACGTCCGCGGCGTGCAGGACGACGCCCGGGCCGAGCCGGGCGGCCAGCGCGGCGCCGATCGCGCCGGAGCCGCAGCACAGGTCGAGCAGCACCGCGCCGGGGCGGCCCAGCGCGGCGGCCCGCTCGACCAGGAACTCGCTGCGCCGGCGCGGCACGAACACCCCGGGGGCGAGCGCGATGCGCAGTCCGGCGAACTCGGCGAAGCCCACCACCTGTTCCAACGGGTGCCCCGCGCAACGGAGTTCGAGCATCCGATCGAGTTGCGCGGGGTCGGTGGCGGCGGCCAGCAGCAGCCGGGCCTCGTCCTCGGCGAAGACGCACCCGGCGGCGCGCAGCCGGTCGGTGAGCAGGGCTGGGGGGAGTGACACGGGGACCTCTCGAAGAGCCTGGCGGGCTCCCCGTCCGGTCAGGCCGCGACCCGGCGGCGGGGGAGCACCTCGACGACCTGCACGGTGATCTCTCCCACCTCCTCGGCCCGGCGCGCCCGCCTCGACCGGACGCGTGCTGCGGCGCTCACCCTAACCCGTCCGCCCCGCACTGTCAGCCCTGCCGCCAGCGGTTGGTGACGGGCAGCCGGCGGTCGCGGCCGAAGTTCTTCGGCGAGACCTTCGGGCCCGGCGGGTACTGCCGCCGCTTGTACTCGGCGGTGTCGACCAGCCGCACCACCCGGTCCACCACCTCGGCCGGGTACCCGGCGGCGACGATCGCGTCCCGGCCCTCGTCGCCCTCCACGTACCGGGCCAGCACGGCGTCCAGCAGGTCGTAGTCGGGCAGCGAGTCGGTGTCCACCTGGTCCGGGCGCAGTTCGGCGGACGGCGGCTTGGAGATGGTGTTCTCCGGGATCGGCGGCACCTCGCCGCGGGCCTCGGCCGCCGCGTTGCGCCAGCGGGCCAGCCGGAAGACCAGCGTCTTGTACACGTCCTTGATCGGCCCGTACGCGCCCACCGAGTCGCCGTACAGCGTCGAGTAGCCGACCGCCAGCTCGCTCTTGTTGCCCGGGGCCAGGACCAGCTGCCCCTCCTGGTTGGAGATCGCCATCAGCAGGGTGCCGCGCAGCCGGGACTGCAGGTTCTCCTCGGCCAGGCCGGTCAGCTCGGCGGCGCCCATGTACGCGTCGAACATCGGGGCGATCGAGACCGTGCGGAAGTGCAGGCCGGTGCGGCGGGCCAGCTCGGCCGCGTCGTCCCGGGAGTGCTGCGAGGAGTAGCGCGAGGGCATCGAGACGCCGTACACGTGCTCCGCGCCGATCGCGTCCACCGCGATCGCCGCGACCAGCGCCGAGTCGATGCCGCCGGACAGGCCGATCAGCACCGAGCGCATCCCGTTCTTGCGGACGTACGCCCGGGTGCCCTCGACCAGCGCCGCGTACACCTCGGCCTCGTCGTCCAGCCGCTCGGAGACCTGCGGCTCCAGCGGCTGCGCGGGCCGCTCCTTGGGCGCGCCGCCCAGGTCGACCCTGGTCAGCTTCAGGCCGTCGGCGAGCACCGTGCCGTCCGGCAGGCCGTCCTCGGACGCGGCCGGCAGGTCGAGGTCGACGACCAGCAGCGCCTCCTCGAACTGCGGTCCGCGGGCCAGCAGTTCGCCGCGCTCGGTGACCACCATCGACTCGCCGTCGAAGACCAGCTCGTCCTGCGCGCCGACCATGTTCAGGTACACCAGCGGGCAGCCCGCCTCGGCGGCCCGGCGCTTGACCAGCTCCAGCCGGACGTCGTCCTTGTCGCGCTCGTACGGCGAGCCGTTGATCGACAGCAGCAGGCCCGCGCCGGCCTGGCCGGTGGCGGCGACCCGGCCGCCCTCCTGCCAGATGTCCTCGCAGATCGCCAGCGCGACGTCCACGCCGTGCAGCCGCAGCACCGTCAGCTGGTCGCCCGGCACGAAGTACCGGTACTCGTCGAACACGCCGTAGTTCGGCAGGAAGTGCTTGGCGAACCTGGTCACCACCGCGCCGCCGCGCAGCACCGCCGCGCAGTTCTGCGGCTTGCCGGCGTACCGGGTGCCCGGCTCGCCGCGGCCCAGGTAGCCGACCACCACCGGGGTGTCGCCCAAGCCCTCGGCCTGCAGCTTCGCCGCCAGGTCGACCAGCGCGGCGCGGGAGCCCTCGACGAAGGAGCCGCGGAAGGCCAGGTCCTCCACCGGGTACCCGGTGAGCACCATCTCGGGGAAGGCGATCAGGTCGGCGCCGGACTCGGCGGCCCGCTTCGACCAGCGCAGCACCTCCTCGCTGTTGCGGGCGAGGTCACCGACCCAGGGGTCGATCTGGCACAGGGCGAGACGCAGATTCGGCATGCCCCCGAGTGTAATCGTCTAACTGACGCTATGTCGCGGGGGTACCCCCGTCGGCACGCCGGACATTCAGCCGGCGCCCAGGTTCGCCCCGCTGCCCGCCCGGGATCGGCAAGCGGGCCCGGATCCGCCATGATGGGTGGCGACGCGGTCAGGGCGAGGTCCTCGCCGGGCCGGGCCGGCCGGTGCGGGCGGCGTAACACGGGCGTAAAGAGCAGAGGTGAGACTGTCCCCATGGGCAAGCAGCAGGAGTTCGTGCTTCGCACGCTCGAAGAGCGTGACATCCGGTTCGTCCGGCTGTGGTTCACCGACGTGCTCGGGTTCCTCAAGTCCGTGGCGGTGGCCCCGGCCGAACTGGAACAGGCCTTCGAGGAAGGCATCGGCTTCGACGGCTCGGCGATCGAGGGCTTCGCCCGGGTCTACGAGTCCGACATGATCGCCAAGCCGGACCCGACCACCTTCCAGATACTGCCGTGGCGCTCCGAGAACCCCGGTACCGCCCGGATGTTCTGCGACATCCTGATGCCCGACGGCT is part of the Kitasatospora cineracea genome and harbors:
- a CDS encoding NAD+ synthase, which gives rise to MPNLRLALCQIDPWVGDLARNSEEVLRWSKRAAESGADLIAFPEMVLTGYPVEDLAFRGSFVEGSRAALVDLAAKLQAEGLGDTPVVVGYLGRGEPGTRYAGKPQNCAAVLRGGAVVTRFAKHFLPNYGVFDEYRYFVPGDQLTVLRLHGVDVALAICEDIWQEGGRVAATGQAGAGLLLSINGSPYERDKDDVRLELVKRRAAEAGCPLVYLNMVGAQDELVFDGESMVVTERGELLARGPQFEEALLVVDLDLPAASEDGLPDGTVLADGLKLTRVDLGGAPKERPAQPLEPQVSERLDDEAEVYAALVEGTRAYVRKNGMRSVLIGLSGGIDSALVAAIAVDAIGAEHVYGVSMPSRYSSQHSRDDAAELARRTGLHFRTVSIAPMFDAYMGAAELTGLAEENLQSRLRGTLLMAISNQEGQLVLAPGNKSELAVGYSTLYGDSVGAYGPIKDVYKTLVFRLARWRNAAAEARGEVPPIPENTISKPPSAELRPDQVDTDSLPDYDLLDAVLARYVEGDEGRDAIVAAGYPAEVVDRVVRLVDTAEYKRRQYPPGPKVSPKNFGRDRRLPVTNRWRQG